The Longimicrobium sp. genome has a window encoding:
- a CDS encoding serine hydrolase domain-containing protein: MTIGTGFHRSTAQWAAAASLVCLGAAACGPAATQSAESAQAPFPRRLDAGLERLDTVVRATLRQRDVPGAAVAVLRGDTLVFVRGYGLADRERNVPVTPETIFQLASTTKPFTATAVLMLAEEGKVDLDAPAARYLPWLPAKYAAITPRQLLTHTSGVYPDVRRANVDEITPEEFRRRLDEQPVSFAPGARWQYANAGYTLLAGIVESASGEDLGAFFGRRIFRPLGMQSAGYRVAATGDARHAVGYDRVEGRLERAPHVFSGWGNSGIEASVLDLAAWAAALERKRLLAPESWRAMLAPARLASGEEARFEFGEAPGSGYGLGWFLSSYGGEPLVTHGGAIAGFSSIVNRFPRRRLTVIVLSNGKQGADRLGQADAIARAIADALW, from the coding sequence ATGACGATCGGGACAGGCTTCCATCGATCCACCGCGCAGTGGGCCGCGGCCGCGTCGCTGGTGTGTCTGGGCGCCGCCGCGTGCGGCCCGGCCGCAACCCAATCCGCGGAATCGGCGCAGGCGCCCTTCCCGCGGCGGCTCGATGCGGGGCTGGAGCGGCTGGACACGGTGGTGCGCGCCACCCTGCGGCAGCGCGACGTTCCCGGGGCTGCCGTCGCGGTCCTGCGCGGCGACACGCTCGTCTTCGTCCGCGGCTACGGGCTGGCGGACCGGGAGCGGAACGTCCCCGTCACCCCCGAGACGATCTTCCAACTCGCGTCCACCACCAAGCCGTTCACGGCCACCGCGGTCCTGATGCTGGCCGAGGAGGGGAAGGTGGACCTCGACGCACCCGCCGCGCGGTACCTGCCGTGGCTCCCCGCCAAGTACGCGGCGATCACGCCCCGGCAGCTGCTCACGCACACCAGCGGCGTCTACCCGGACGTGCGCCGCGCCAACGTCGACGAGATCACGCCGGAGGAGTTTCGCCGCCGCCTGGACGAGCAGCCCGTCTCGTTCGCTCCGGGCGCCCGCTGGCAGTACGCCAACGCGGGATACACGCTGCTGGCCGGCATCGTGGAGAGCGCGAGCGGCGAGGACCTGGGGGCCTTCTTCGGCCGGCGGATCTTCCGCCCGCTCGGGATGCAGAGCGCCGGCTACCGCGTCGCCGCGACCGGCGACGCCCGGCACGCCGTGGGCTACGACCGCGTGGAGGGACGGCTGGAGCGGGCGCCGCACGTCTTCAGCGGGTGGGGGAACAGCGGGATCGAGGCGAGCGTGCTGGACCTCGCCGCCTGGGCGGCGGCGCTGGAGCGGAAGCGGCTGCTCGCGCCGGAGAGCTGGCGGGCGATGCTCGCGCCCGCGCGGCTGGCGTCGGGCGAAGAGGCGCGGTTCGAGTTCGGCGAGGCGCCCGGGTCGGGCTACGGCCTGGGCTGGTTCCTGAGCAGCTACGGGGGCGAGCCGCTCGTCACCCACGGCGGGGCGATCGCCGGGTTCAGCTCCATCGTGAACCGCTTTCCCCGGCGGCGGCTCACCGTGATCGTGCTGAGCAACGGTAAGCAGGGGGCGGACCGCCTCGGCCAGGCCGACGCCATCGCGCGGGCGATCGCCGACGCGCTCTGGTAA
- a CDS encoding LysR family transcriptional regulator, protein MDRRIDLALLRQFAAVADELHFGRAAARLGIAQPPLSQRIRRLEELLGFPVFARTSRRVELTPAGAHLHAAVTRILAELDREVDSAAAVARGELGSLSVGYVILGALPLLPRLVRRFRAARPGVRLHLREMSSAPLAQALREGSVDVGLLSESDTGPELRCWRSWSQRLVALLASTHPRAAERSLALTDLAREPFVTFPRAQAPELYDRIAAACHAAGFAPRVAQEAQSWHMIAELVGAGVGVAIVPVSVSRFRVAGVRIVRLRPPLVAARVSLCTRDAELPPAVRAFVDLAREKAG, encoded by the coding sequence ATGGATCGGCGAATCGACCTGGCTCTCCTCCGGCAGTTCGCGGCCGTGGCGGACGAGCTCCACTTCGGCCGCGCCGCCGCCCGGCTCGGGATCGCCCAGCCGCCGCTGAGCCAGCGCATCCGCCGCCTGGAGGAGCTGCTCGGCTTTCCCGTCTTCGCGCGCACGAGCCGCCGCGTGGAGCTCACGCCGGCGGGCGCGCACCTGCACGCGGCGGTGACGCGGATCCTGGCGGAGCTGGACCGGGAGGTCGACTCGGCCGCGGCGGTCGCGCGAGGAGAGCTCGGCTCGCTCTCGGTCGGCTACGTCATACTCGGGGCGCTTCCCCTGCTCCCGCGGCTCGTGCGCCGCTTCCGGGCCGCGCGGCCCGGCGTGAGGCTGCACCTGCGGGAGATGTCCAGCGCGCCGCTGGCGCAGGCGCTGCGCGAGGGCTCCGTCGACGTCGGGCTGCTCTCGGAGTCGGACACCGGGCCGGAGCTGCGCTGCTGGCGCAGCTGGAGCCAGCGGCTGGTGGCCCTGCTCGCCTCCACGCACCCGCGCGCCGCAGAGCGCTCCCTGGCGCTGACCGACCTGGCGCGCGAGCCGTTCGTCACCTTCCCGCGGGCGCAGGCGCCCGAGCTGTACGACCGGATCGCCGCCGCCTGCCACGCCGCGGGGTTCGCGCCCCGGGTGGCGCAGGAGGCGCAGTCGTGGCACATGATCGCGGAGCTGGTCGGCGCCGGGGTAGGGGTGGCGATCGTGCCCGTGAGCGTAAGCCGCTTTCGCGTCGCCGGGGTTCGAATCGTGCGCCTGCGGCCGCCGCTCGTGGCTGCCCGGGTCTCGCTGTGCACACGGGATGCGGAGCTGCCGCCGGCGGTCCGGGCGTTCGTCGACCTGGCGCGGGAGAAGGCCGGATGA
- a CDS encoding sensor histidine kinase, with translation MLRSQPFGYLQRTGGVVRLADFIVANREPILAEWEAFARTCAPAGGAMDIVALRDHASEMLTAIAADLETPQTRDEQSEKAKGNAPDDAAGAATAAEEHGAGRAESGFSVEQMVAEYRALRASVIRLWTEAQREVAPTDLADLTRFNEAVDQSLAESISRYTQDLDHSKEMFLAILGHDLRTPLGAILTSARFMLETQELKEPHLTLTSRIVSSSTRMNHMVGDLLDFTRSRLGGGIPIVRADTSMGKVVHDVVDEIAAAHPLRTLRVEARGEQRGEWDAARITQALTNLVGNALEHGSDGTIVSVDVGGDEEEVTIAIHNRGPAIPADRLDGIFNAMKARETTGNTAASGPSGNLGLGLYIAERIVNAHNGRIEVESSEERGTTFTVRLPRRP, from the coding sequence ATGCTGCGCAGCCAGCCGTTCGGGTATCTGCAGCGAACCGGAGGCGTGGTGCGATTAGCCGATTTCATCGTGGCGAACCGCGAGCCGATCCTGGCGGAGTGGGAGGCGTTCGCGCGGACGTGCGCACCGGCCGGCGGCGCGATGGACATCGTGGCGCTGCGCGATCATGCCAGCGAGATGCTCACGGCGATCGCCGCGGACCTCGAGACCCCGCAGACGCGCGACGAGCAGTCCGAGAAAGCGAAGGGGAATGCACCGGACGACGCTGCCGGTGCGGCGACGGCGGCCGAGGAACACGGGGCCGGCCGGGCTGAAAGCGGTTTCAGCGTCGAGCAGATGGTCGCCGAGTACCGCGCCCTCAGGGCCAGCGTGATCCGGCTCTGGACGGAAGCGCAGCGAGAGGTCGCACCCACCGACCTCGCCGACCTGACGCGGTTCAACGAGGCCGTCGACCAATCGCTGGCCGAGTCGATTTCGCGGTATACGCAGGACCTGGATCATTCGAAGGAGATGTTCCTCGCGATCCTGGGGCACGACCTGCGCACGCCGCTGGGGGCGATCCTCACGTCGGCGAGGTTCATGCTCGAGACGCAGGAGCTGAAAGAGCCCCACCTGACGCTCACGTCCCGCATCGTCAGCAGCTCCACCCGCATGAACCACATGGTCGGCGACCTCCTGGACTTCACCCGGAGCCGTCTCGGGGGGGGCATCCCGATCGTGCGTGCCGACACGAGCATGGGAAAGGTCGTGCACGACGTCGTCGACGAGATCGCGGCGGCCCATCCGCTGCGGACGCTCCGGGTCGAGGCGCGCGGCGAGCAGCGGGGTGAGTGGGACGCGGCGCGGATCACCCAGGCCCTGACCAACCTGGTCGGCAACGCGCTGGAGCATGGCTCGGATGGGACGATCGTCTCGGTCGACGTCGGTGGAGACGAAGAGGAAGTCACGATCGCGATCCACAACCGCGGCCCCGCGATCCCGGCCGACCGGCTGGACGGGATCTTCAACGCGATGAAGGCCAGGGAGACGACGGGGAACACCGCGGCCAGCGGACCGTCCGGGAACCTCGGCCTGGGACTCTACATCGCCGAGCGGATCGTGAACGCGCACAACGGGAGGATCGAGGTGGAATCTTCGGAAGAGCGCGGCACCACCTTCACGGTTCGTCTGCCGCGCCGCCCCTGA
- a CDS encoding phage Gp37/Gp68 family protein: protein MGDRSAIEWTDATWNPVTGCTKVSAGCDNCYAHTLAHTRLAEVYLRELPVVRSEKNIADPFSVRIWPDRLSEPGKWKNPRMVFVNSMSDLFHVDVPETFVRDIFTVMLKVKRHTYQVLTKRPSRAARFFIRNRDLFSTGEIPRHIWMGTSVENQNAVYRIDQIQKVPATVRFLSCEPLLGPLQLDLAGIDWVIVGGESGIGYRPMNPEWVLGIKEQCEAAGVAFFFKQWGGRTPKAGGRMLNGRTWDEMPVRDETPDLLAFA from the coding sequence ATGGGCGATCGAAGTGCCATCGAGTGGACCGACGCGACTTGGAACCCGGTCACCGGCTGTACGAAGGTTAGCGCAGGGTGCGACAACTGTTATGCCCACACTCTTGCCCACACACGCCTGGCTGAGGTTTACCTCCGAGAGCTACCCGTTGTCCGAAGCGAGAAGAACATTGCAGATCCTTTCTCCGTACGCATTTGGCCAGACCGACTTAGTGAACCCGGGAAGTGGAAAAATCCGCGCATGGTATTCGTAAATTCTATGTCCGACCTCTTCCACGTAGACGTTCCTGAAACATTCGTTCGCGATATTTTCACAGTAATGCTCAAGGTTAAGCGGCATACCTACCAGGTCCTCACGAAACGTCCGTCACGCGCGGCGAGATTTTTCATACGCAACCGCGACCTGTTCTCCACAGGGGAAATTCCCAGACACATCTGGATGGGAACCAGCGTGGAAAATCAGAATGCTGTGTACCGGATTGACCAGATCCAGAAGGTGCCGGCGACAGTCCGTTTTCTTTCGTGTGAGCCGTTACTCGGTCCGTTGCAACTGGACCTCGCTGGAATTGACTGGGTGATTGTTGGCGGTGAGAGCGGGATTGGATACCGCCCGATGAATCCTGAATGGGTGCTCGGGATCAAGGAACAGTGTGAGGCAGCCGGCGTTGCGTTTTTCTTCAAGCAATGGGGGGGACGGACACCGAAAGCGGGCGGGAGAATGCTCAATGGACGTACCTGGGACGAGATGCCGGTGCGGGATGAAACCCCGGATCTGCTTGCGTTTGCTTAA
- the tcmP gene encoding three-Cys-motif partner protein TcmP — MQIYNKLPHAEADDLPAPEVGDWGLQKYMRLWNYLVIFTTGMKSKHDTRVYLDLYAGAGKAILKNSREWVLGSPLLALSVRDRFDKYIFCDQNEKNIVGLTERVQRTAPDADVTILQGDAYRLAPRLRELLPAERALTFCFADPFDLRFRFHTIRQIADGRKMDLLILLAVNMDGQRNVPHYEDPKNDKIDRLLGNPNWRPEWDNVKSKGVPFPRFLADEFTASMVKIGYERPEERDFQQVTRNEGTNQSLYYLAFYSKHPRGYDFWRKAIGSSTEQRSLFDP; from the coding sequence ATGCAAATTTACAACAAGCTGCCACACGCCGAGGCCGACGACCTGCCCGCACCTGAGGTTGGAGATTGGGGGTTGCAGAAGTATATGCGACTCTGGAATTATCTCGTGATTTTCACCACCGGCATGAAGTCGAAGCACGACACGCGCGTGTACCTGGACCTCTACGCCGGAGCGGGAAAGGCTATCTTGAAAAACTCGAGGGAATGGGTACTCGGTTCACCTCTCCTCGCGCTCTCCGTCAGGGACCGCTTCGACAAATACATCTTCTGTGATCAAAATGAAAAGAACATCGTAGGACTAACTGAGCGGGTGCAACGGACGGCACCCGACGCTGACGTCACGATCTTGCAGGGGGATGCGTATCGGTTGGCACCTCGACTTCGCGAACTTCTGCCCGCGGAGCGTGCCCTCACCTTCTGCTTTGCGGACCCATTCGACCTCAGGTTCCGCTTTCACACCATTCGGCAGATTGCCGATGGACGAAAGATGGATCTTCTGATCCTCTTGGCTGTCAACATGGACGGGCAACGGAACGTGCCACATTATGAAGATCCGAAGAATGACAAGATCGACCGCCTTTTAGGAAATCCTAACTGGCGCCCTGAGTGGGACAATGTGAAGTCAAAGGGAGTTCCCTTTCCTCGCTTCCTCGCGGACGAGTTCACCGCATCAATGGTGAAGATCGGGTACGAGCGACCGGAGGAAAGGGACTTCCAGCAGGTTACACGCAACGAGGGAACGAACCAGTCGCTCTACTACCTCGCGTTCTATAGCAAGCACCCCCGCGGGTACGACTTCTGGCGGAAGGCCATCGGAAGTTCCACGGAGCAGCGGTCTCTCTTCGATCCTTAA